One Candidatus Binataceae bacterium DNA segment encodes these proteins:
- a CDS encoding UPF0175 family protein has translation MQIRIELPGDVFDAQFRPADFRERVRELAILELVRVKRLHEHEAQEMLGVTRWQLVERMKASGISPTEEVFDNIRDELTRAIGIRRARVKNGESRK, from the coding sequence ATGCAAATCAGAATCGAACTTCCCGGCGACGTCTTCGATGCGCAGTTTCGGCCAGCGGATTTTCGCGAGCGGGTGCGCGAACTGGCCATTCTCGAGCTGGTGCGGGTCAAGCGCCTGCACGAGCACGAAGCGCAGGAGATGCTGGGAGTTACACGCTGGCAGCTCGTGGAGCGGATGAAAGCTTCCGGAATCTCTCCGACCGAGGAAGTGTTCGACAACATCCGCGATGAACTCACCCGGGCTATCGGGATCAGACGCGCCCGCGTCAAGAACGGCGAATCGCGTAAATAG
- a CDS encoding zinc-binding dehydrogenase, whose product MKAAAFKQQNQMAIIEVPQPHPGPGEVVLKVHNCGICGSDLHACQYGMGLAPDTVMGHEFCGEIFELGPGVKGFSVRERVTALPFISCGECEPCRRDDGMHCGATRGLGLGQLPGAYAEYVMCGGQSLLKLPDNVDSRAGALVEPLSVGLHGVNRAQLRSGEGVVVMGAGPIGLSTLVWAKAKGAAAVVVSELAPGRTELAMKLGASAVVNPTTENPADRMRALTGREPEVVFECIGVKSTLDAAISTVGLHGRVVVLGVCMEPDQIRPLTCILKEIGIEFIVGYTRAEFQETVDALASRRIDPRPMITDIISVDRVPEMFAALKSPGARAKVMVEFPH is encoded by the coding sequence ATGAAGGCCGCGGCTTTCAAGCAGCAAAACCAGATGGCGATCATCGAAGTGCCGCAACCGCATCCCGGTCCCGGCGAAGTCGTGCTCAAAGTCCACAACTGCGGAATCTGCGGCTCGGATCTTCATGCCTGCCAATATGGGATGGGTCTGGCACCGGACACAGTTATGGGCCACGAGTTTTGTGGCGAGATCTTCGAGCTCGGGCCGGGCGTGAAAGGATTCAGCGTGAGGGAACGCGTCACGGCGCTGCCGTTCATCTCATGCGGAGAGTGCGAGCCGTGTCGGCGGGATGATGGAATGCACTGTGGCGCGACGCGCGGGCTCGGTCTCGGTCAGCTGCCCGGCGCCTATGCTGAATACGTAATGTGCGGCGGGCAGAGCTTGCTCAAGCTGCCGGACAACGTCGATTCTCGGGCGGGGGCGCTGGTCGAGCCGCTTTCGGTGGGGCTTCACGGAGTGAACCGCGCGCAGCTTAGGTCCGGCGAGGGCGTGGTGGTGATGGGTGCGGGACCGATCGGGCTTTCGACCCTGGTCTGGGCCAAGGCCAAGGGGGCTGCTGCGGTCGTAGTTTCGGAGCTGGCTCCGGGACGCACGGAACTTGCCATGAAGCTTGGAGCCAGCGCCGTCGTGAACCCGACCACGGAGAACCCCGCGGACAGAATGCGCGCGCTGACCGGACGGGAGCCCGAAGTGGTTTTCGAATGTATCGGTGTGAAATCCACCCTCGATGCGGCGATCAGCACGGTTGGCCTGCATGGCCGCGTGGTGGTTCTGGGGGTCTGCATGGAGCCGGACCAGATCCGGCCGCTTACCTGCATCCTCAAGGAGATCGGGATCGAATTTATCGTCGGATACACGCGTGCCGAGTTCCAGGAAACCGTCGATGCGCTGGCGTCAAGGCGGATCGATCCCCGCCCGATGATTACCGACATCATTAGTGTCGATCGCGTGCCGGAGATGTTTGCGGCGCTGAAGAGCCCCGGGGCGCGCGCCAAGGTGATGGTCGAGTTCCCCCACTAG
- a CDS encoding methyltransferase domain-containing protein: protein MNALFPRSANYEELVPGNLMGPHVLWLMESLCARTELAMGMRVMDLGCGKAISSIFLAREFGVQVWATDLWIAATDNWKRIRQAGLEEQVFPIHAEARALPYPDEFFDAILSVDAYHYFGTDDLYLEKLVRFLKPAGQLAIACPGLTRELRNDEIPEYLRDFYFNQQWHSFHSPAWWRWHWEKTGTVEVVCAEEMPEAAEIWKSSTQPDNPDAPVVLADAGRLLTFSRVAARKLAKS, encoded by the coding sequence ATGAACGCGCTGTTTCCGCGATCCGCCAACTACGAGGAACTGGTGCCGGGCAATCTAATGGGCCCGCACGTGTTGTGGCTCATGGAGTCGCTATGCGCGCGCACAGAGCTCGCGATGGGAATGCGCGTCATGGATCTCGGCTGCGGCAAGGCGATCAGTTCGATTTTTCTGGCCCGGGAATTCGGCGTGCAGGTGTGGGCGACAGATTTGTGGATTGCCGCAACCGACAACTGGAAACGAATTCGCCAGGCGGGTCTCGAAGAGCAGGTCTTCCCGATTCATGCCGAGGCCAGGGCGCTGCCCTACCCTGACGAATTCTTCGACGCCATCCTGAGCGTCGATGCATACCACTACTTCGGCACCGACGATTTGTACCTGGAAAAGCTGGTGCGCTTCCTCAAACCCGCCGGCCAGCTGGCGATCGCGTGTCCCGGACTCACGCGTGAGTTGCGCAACGACGAGATTCCGGAATATCTGCGCGACTTCTACTTCAATCAGCAGTGGCACTCTTTTCACTCGCCGGCGTGGTGGCGGTGGCACTGGGAGAAAACCGGCACGGTTGAGGTGGTTTGCGCAGAAGAAATGCCGGAAGCGGCCGAAATCTGGAAATCAAGCACCCAGCCGGACAACCCCGACGCTCCGGTTGTCCTCGCCGACGCCGGCAGACTTCTGACCTTCAGCCGCGTGGCCGCTCGCAAGCTTGCAAAGTCTTAG
- a CDS encoding alpha/beta hydrolase gives MPTLVAGRRMTMAEDKFIHANGLRLHYLDYGGDHLPWLVCIHGFTGNAHNFDELAPHLSARYHVLSVDVRGRGDSAWGPAREYLHQHYANDLSAILEALEIARISLIGTSMGGVISMMFAGGWPERVERLVLNDIGPEIDSAGSARISSYVSEAPDTFKDLGEVAAYYRSVYPRMADMPEDALREWAKWSVKPAPRGGLTWKMDPSIRRPPRGGAAQQRLDLWVPFARISCPILVVRGSQSDILAPLTARQMRTTHTDVTVAEIPGVGHAPSLSESESLAALREFLRLA, from the coding sequence ATGCCTACACTCGTCGCGGGGCGCCGCATGACGATGGCGGAAGACAAGTTCATTCACGCAAACGGCCTTCGGCTTCACTACCTCGATTACGGCGGAGATCACTTGCCGTGGCTGGTTTGCATCCACGGATTTACCGGCAACGCGCACAACTTCGATGAGCTCGCGCCGCACCTTTCCGCTCGCTACCACGTGCTCTCGGTTGATGTGCGCGGCCGCGGCGACAGCGCGTGGGGACCGGCTCGCGAATATTTGCATCAACACTACGCCAACGATCTGAGCGCCATTCTGGAAGCGCTCGAGATCGCCAGGATCTCGCTCATCGGGACTTCGATGGGTGGAGTCATTTCGATGATGTTCGCGGGGGGATGGCCTGAACGGGTTGAACGCCTGGTGTTGAATGATATCGGTCCGGAGATCGATTCGGCGGGAAGCGCGCGAATTTCGTCCTACGTCAGCGAGGCGCCGGACACGTTCAAGGACCTCGGCGAAGTCGCGGCCTATTACCGGAGCGTCTATCCACGAATGGCCGACATGCCCGAGGATGCTCTGCGCGAGTGGGCCAAGTGGTCGGTTAAGCCGGCCCCTCGGGGCGGACTGACCTGGAAAATGGACCCATCGATTCGTCGCCCACCTCGGGGCGGTGCCGCCCAGCAACGGCTGGACCTGTGGGTGCCGTTCGCACGGATCAGCTGTCCGATTCTGGTGGTGCGTGGCTCGCAGAGCGACATCCTGGCGCCGCTTACCGCGCGACAGATGCGCACCACCCACACCGATGTGACCGTCGCCGAGATTCCCGGGGTCGGACACGCCCCCTCGCTCAGCGAGTCTGAGTCGTTGGCCGCGTTGCGAGAGTTTCTGCGGCTGGCCTGA
- a CDS encoding serine hydrolase domain-containing protein yields the protein MAAEFKIEGEVDKRFENVRKAFAENFEKRGELGAAVTMVIDGRPVVDLWGGYFDKAKNRPWNRDTLVNIYSTTKGLTATCAHQLIDQGKLDPDEPVSRYWPEFAQAGKKDLPVRYLLSHRAGLPAIRKVLAEEALFDWDTMAAALAEQEPWWQPGTKHGYHALTIGWLVGEVIRRITGKGLGKYFREEIAEPLKLDCHIGLDAAHDSRVSDLLPAPPPGPDEPNLFVEAMKEPEGATAKAFLNPPVLTKPNLVNTRSWRGAELGAANGHTTARSLARLYGSLARGGEIDGYRIVRPEALERFYAEQSYGPDQVLMQMPTRFSMGYMLSQPGAMFGPHRKAFGHPGAGGSLGFADPQAKVGFGYTMNQMANGLLIDPRASALIDAFYAALG from the coding sequence ATGGCTGCGGAATTCAAAATCGAAGGCGAAGTCGACAAACGTTTTGAGAACGTACGCAAGGCGTTTGCCGAAAATTTCGAAAAACGGGGTGAGCTTGGCGCGGCGGTCACGATGGTCATCGACGGACGGCCGGTAGTTGATTTGTGGGGCGGTTATTTCGACAAGGCGAAAAATCGCCCTTGGAATCGCGACACGCTGGTAAACATCTACTCCACCACCAAGGGCCTGACGGCCACCTGTGCCCATCAGCTGATCGATCAGGGCAAGCTCGACCCTGACGAACCGGTGTCACGCTATTGGCCGGAGTTTGCCCAAGCCGGAAAAAAAGATCTCCCGGTCCGCTACCTACTCAGCCATCGTGCTGGCTTGCCCGCCATCCGGAAGGTCCTCGCCGAAGAGGCGTTGTTCGATTGGGATACCATGGCAGCGGCGCTGGCCGAACAAGAGCCGTGGTGGCAGCCAGGAACGAAACACGGCTATCACGCACTGACCATCGGGTGGTTGGTTGGAGAAGTCATTAGGAGGATTACCGGCAAGGGGTTGGGCAAATACTTCCGTGAGGAAATTGCCGAGCCGCTCAAGCTCGATTGTCATATCGGATTGGATGCGGCACACGACTCGCGAGTCAGTGACCTGCTTCCGGCGCCGCCACCCGGTCCCGACGAACCAAACTTGTTCGTCGAGGCGATGAAGGAACCGGAGGGGGCAACCGCCAAAGCGTTTCTGAATCCACCAGTCCTGACCAAGCCTAACCTGGTTAACACCCGTTCGTGGCGCGGAGCTGAACTCGGTGCCGCCAACGGGCACACCACCGCGAGATCCCTGGCCCGCCTGTACGGATCGCTGGCTCGCGGCGGTGAAATCGACGGCTACCGAATCGTCCGTCCCGAAGCGTTGGAGAGGTTCTATGCAGAACAATCCTACGGTCCCGATCAGGTGTTGATGCAGATGCCGACGCGCTTCTCGATGGGGTACATGCTGTCGCAGCCCGGCGCGATGTTCGGTCCCCACCGTAAAGCCTTCGGCCATCCGGGAGCGGGTGGCTCACTGGGCTTTGCCGACCCACAGGCCAAGGTCGGGTTTGGCTATACCATGAACCAGATGGCGAACGGGCTGCTTATCGACCCACGCGCATCCGCGCTGATCGATGCGTTTTACGCGGCCCTAGGGTGA
- a CDS encoding Gfo/Idh/MocA family oxidoreductase → MKLRGAISGFGEVAAKAHLAGWRTRENVNLGVIHDPLAERRHEAIRLVKNVRVYDDLELMLDGEAPDFVDIASPPALHSSAARTALNAGAHVLVEKPLGLSLAEFDEVAAVARAKQRVLMCVHNWKFAPAYSLARAMVAEGRIGSVQSVSLERLRVEPAGKGGPGAAWRRSGASGGGILIDHGWHVFYLMQWLMGGASPRAVTATLFTNPEGVEETAEVQVTFGAGQSARANLSWRAGQRRTHATIVGTSGSLEIGSERLLLTEGQRPSEELLVHDIPDDSYHSAWFSGVAGEFEGAISEGPNSSIAQSNLVEARRALALIVAARVSAKNRGSQTDIIA, encoded by the coding sequence ATGAAATTGCGAGGCGCAATCTCCGGCTTTGGTGAAGTTGCGGCGAAAGCGCATTTGGCGGGATGGCGCACGCGCGAAAACGTCAACCTTGGGGTGATTCACGATCCCCTCGCGGAACGTCGCCACGAAGCTATTCGACTGGTCAAAAACGTTCGCGTCTACGACGACCTTGAGCTGATGCTCGACGGCGAGGCGCCAGATTTTGTCGATATCGCGAGTCCACCAGCGCTACACAGCAGCGCCGCTCGCACGGCGCTGAACGCCGGAGCACATGTACTCGTGGAAAAACCCCTCGGCCTTTCGCTGGCTGAGTTCGACGAGGTTGCGGCGGTGGCGCGCGCCAAGCAGAGGGTCCTGATGTGCGTGCACAACTGGAAGTTTGCGCCCGCGTATTCTCTGGCGCGCGCTATGGTCGCTGAAGGGCGAATCGGTTCGGTCCAGTCTGTCTCCCTGGAGCGCCTGCGTGTCGAACCGGCGGGAAAGGGCGGACCCGGGGCGGCGTGGCGTAGGTCGGGAGCGTCGGGCGGCGGAATTCTCATCGATCACGGATGGCACGTCTTTTACCTGATGCAGTGGCTGATGGGTGGAGCGTCGCCGCGCGCGGTTACGGCAACTCTTTTCACCAACCCTGAGGGGGTCGAGGAAACCGCCGAGGTCCAGGTGACCTTCGGCGCCGGTCAGAGCGCGCGTGCCAACCTGTCGTGGCGCGCCGGACAGCGGCGAACCCATGCGACGATCGTTGGAACGAGCGGATCGCTCGAAATTGGTAGTGAACGGCTCCTTCTGACCGAGGGGCAGCGACCCTCCGAGGAGCTTTTGGTGCATGACATCCCGGACGACTCATATCATTCCGCCTGGTTTTCCGGAGTCGCGGGGGAGTTCGAAGGGGCGATTTCGGAAGGCCCCAATTCGAGCATTGCGCAGTCTAATCTGGTCGAGGCGCGGCGCGCTCTGGCCTTGATTGTCGCGGCACGAGTCTCCGCGAAAAACCGAGGCTCTCAAACAGATATTATCGCCTGA
- a CDS encoding TetR/AcrR family transcriptional regulator, translating into MSTPETRPVSHDSRSAQDSRDEILKAAMHLFANRGFHETSMSEVAREAHVSKALIFWHFKTKEELFVAVLNRLLEPYFIDFAEEAGVLDERAQIRKLVEFYLDFVRDNASSVRFFLAQMLHDQRFSEGLNEQVLKIYSGYRGMLVELIARAQQKRLCALRFTPQAAAGFLLSALNGILIEHLFMANNPLDSEEAVAMVSEWLFGQETPSGGGKAVA; encoded by the coding sequence ATGAGCACCCCAGAAACGAGGCCGGTCTCTCATGATTCGCGCAGCGCGCAGGACTCGCGGGATGAAATCCTGAAGGCGGCGATGCATCTGTTTGCTAACCGCGGGTTCCACGAGACTTCGATGTCGGAGGTCGCACGCGAGGCGCACGTCAGCAAGGCTCTGATCTTTTGGCACTTCAAGACCAAGGAAGAGCTGTTCGTTGCGGTGTTGAACCGCCTGCTCGAACCGTACTTCATCGATTTTGCCGAAGAGGCCGGGGTACTCGACGAGCGTGCGCAAATCAGGAAACTGGTCGAATTCTACCTGGACTTCGTGCGCGACAACGCCAGCTCGGTCCGGTTCTTCCTCGCACAGATGCTTCACGACCAGCGGTTCTCGGAGGGGCTTAACGAGCAGGTGCTGAAAATCTATTCGGGCTACCGAGGCATGTTGGTCGAGCTCATCGCCCGGGCGCAGCAGAAGCGGCTCTGTGCCCTCAGGTTTACGCCGCAAGCCGCTGCGGGATTCCTGCTTTCGGCGCTCAACGGGATCCTGATTGAGCATCTGTTCATGGCCAACAATCCGCTCGATTCGGAAGAGGCGGTGGCGATGGTTAGCGAGTGGCTGTTTGGCCAGGAAACCCCTTCGGGTGGCGGCAAGGCCGTCGCCTGA
- the hpnH gene encoding adenosyl-hopene transferase HpnH, whose protein sequence is MRVPLKQMIDLGRYIGRKKRAGEKYFPIVLMLEPLHACNLACVGCGRIVEYKDTIRDMMPLEQALESANECGAPIVSICGGEPLMYKHIAPLTTRLIEEQKRHVMICTNAILLERFVKQVPPSPYLSFNLHIDGMRETNDRVLDREGHFDIVVKMIKMLKSKGYRVQTNTTVFRETGAEELEDLVKMLQGLGVDGMLLSPGYHYQVLTNDDLYLKKEDMPYKFVRVRKLADDYKIINTPIYLDYLVGERDLTCSPWTTVTRNPRGWKGPCYLITNGHYPSFKELHEATDWEFYRSKQDIRCRDCKLHSGFEGTVALEFGKSLKDSWRMVRHYMS, encoded by the coding sequence ATGCGGGTACCCCTCAAACAAATGATCGATCTGGGTCGCTACATCGGCCGGAAAAAACGGGCTGGCGAGAAGTACTTTCCGATCGTGCTGATGCTGGAGCCGCTGCACGCCTGCAACCTGGCGTGCGTGGGATGCGGGAGAATCGTCGAATACAAGGACACTATCCGCGATATGATGCCGCTGGAGCAGGCGCTCGAGTCGGCCAACGAGTGCGGCGCACCCATCGTGTCGATCTGTGGCGGTGAACCGCTCATGTACAAGCACATTGCGCCGCTCACCACCCGGCTCATCGAGGAGCAGAAGCGTCACGTGATGATCTGCACCAACGCAATCCTGCTGGAGCGCTTCGTCAAGCAAGTTCCGCCGAGTCCATACTTAAGCTTCAACCTCCACATCGATGGCATGCGCGAAACCAACGATCGCGTGCTCGATCGGGAGGGGCATTTCGACATCGTCGTGAAGATGATCAAGATGCTCAAGAGCAAAGGCTATCGTGTACAGACCAATACCACGGTCTTTCGTGAAACCGGCGCGGAGGAGCTCGAAGACCTGGTTAAGATGCTCCAGGGACTCGGGGTGGACGGCATGCTGCTGTCTCCCGGTTATCACTACCAAGTGCTGACCAACGACGATCTCTACCTCAAGAAAGAGGATATGCCCTACAAGTTCGTCCGGGTCCGGAAGCTGGCCGACGACTACAAGATTATCAATACGCCGATCTATCTCGACTACCTGGTTGGTGAGCGCGATCTCACGTGCAGTCCATGGACCACCGTCACTCGCAACCCGCGGGGATGGAAGGGCCCCTGCTACCTGATCACCAACGGCCATTATCCGAGTTTTAAAGAGTTGCACGAAGCGACGGACTGGGAGTTCTATCGCAGCAAACAGGACATCCGCTGTCGCGACTGCAAATTGCATTCGGGCTTTGAGGGGACGGTGGCGCTGGAATTCGGAAAGAGTCTCAAGGATTCGTGGCGAATGGTTCGCCACTATATGTCCTGA
- a CDS encoding farnesyl diphosphate synthase has translation MIVRKVFQLDRYLKERAALVERALAQVIPEPVGSEARLLEAMRYSLLGGGKRLRPILALAACEAVGGGPERAIGFACAVEMIHDYSLIHDDLPCMDNDDLRHGRPTNHRRYGEALATLSGDGLLTDAFRVLASSASDGVPSAILLRAIADLAAAAGSGGMVGVQVIDLQSEGAPLSLDELKLLHAKKTGALFLASIVGGARIGGGSEPQLVNLDHYARALGLAFQVVDDLLDVEASTEQMGKRTGKDQAAGKATFPSLLGLDKSRQFVRQLEQQAREALSGFGPTAEPLRAIATFVVERKQ, from the coding sequence GTGATCGTTAGGAAAGTGTTTCAACTCGATCGCTATTTGAAGGAGCGCGCCGCGCTGGTGGAACGAGCGCTCGCTCAAGTCATCCCGGAGCCGGTCGGATCCGAGGCCCGCCTGCTTGAGGCGATGCGTTACAGTCTGCTTGGTGGAGGCAAACGGCTGCGCCCTATCCTAGCGCTGGCCGCTTGCGAAGCGGTTGGGGGCGGACCGGAGCGCGCGATCGGTTTCGCCTGCGCGGTCGAGATGATCCACGACTACTCGCTGATCCACGACGACCTACCCTGCATGGACAATGACGATCTGCGACACGGGCGGCCGACCAATCACCGCCGCTATGGCGAGGCGCTGGCAACCTTGTCGGGTGATGGGCTGCTGACCGACGCGTTCAGGGTGCTGGCAAGTTCGGCCAGCGACGGCGTTCCGTCTGCAATCTTGTTGCGGGCGATCGCGGACCTGGCAGCCGCCGCCGGCTCGGGGGGAATGGTTGGCGTACAGGTTATCGACCTGCAAAGTGAAGGGGCGCCGTTGTCACTGGACGAACTAAAGCTGCTGCACGCAAAAAAAACCGGGGCGCTGTTTCTTGCCTCAATTGTCGGCGGCGCACGGATTGGCGGCGGGTCAGAGCCACAACTTGTAAACCTCGATCATTACGCGCGCGCGCTGGGACTCGCCTTCCAGGTGGTTGACGACCTGCTGGATGTTGAGGCGAGCACCGAACAGATGGGCAAGCGGACCGGGAAAGACCAGGCCGCCGGCAAGGCGACCTTCCCGTCGCTGCTGGGTCTCGACAAGTCGCGGCAATTCGTGCGCCAGCTGGAGCAACAAGCACGGGAAGCTCTGAGCGGGTTTGGCCCCACCGCCGAACCGCTCCGCGCGATCGCGACTTTCGTGGTGGAGCGCAAGCAGTGA
- a CDS encoding alcohol dehydrogenase catalytic domain-containing protein: MSAAAASFHSLHLRRAVLVAPGQLEIRAFIPPRLAAGEILVQVRCALSCGTDLKAWRRGHPLWKMPMPLGHEFAGVVADVGAGVGGFAAGDEIMATPTAPCGACFYCDRGQENLCATAIDKMVLGAYGDMLILPAHIVSKNVFSKPHDLPFEEAALLEPLSCVVHAQAMAMPERHERVLILGAGPFGLLHMMALRAAGVREVAVAGRGDARLRWAGEMGADRVIDVRRQDAAAAAAQLNSGFGPDLVIECTGQVDGWSDALARTRRGGRVVLFGGCPPGTSLTVDTRRMHYDGLTMIAPFHYRLRDVRRSFELLSERRLGAERLITAHRSLNDLADVFAMMDRGTVLKCAVVP, encoded by the coding sequence GTGAGCGCCGCCGCAGCATCGTTTCATTCTTTGCACCTGCGCCGCGCTGTCCTGGTCGCCCCGGGGCAGCTGGAAATTCGCGCTTTCATTCCACCGCGTCTCGCGGCGGGAGAAATTCTGGTGCAAGTCCGCTGCGCGTTGAGCTGTGGGACCGATCTGAAGGCGTGGCGCCGCGGCCATCCGCTCTGGAAAATGCCGATGCCGCTCGGACACGAATTCGCCGGCGTGGTGGCCGATGTCGGCGCAGGAGTGGGAGGCTTCGCCGCCGGCGATGAAATAATGGCTACGCCGACCGCGCCGTGCGGGGCCTGCTTTTATTGCGACCGGGGCCAGGAGAACCTCTGCGCCACCGCGATCGACAAGATGGTGCTGGGCGCCTACGGTGACATGCTGATTCTTCCGGCCCATATCGTTTCGAAGAACGTCTTCTCCAAGCCGCACGATTTGCCGTTTGAAGAGGCTGCCCTGCTGGAGCCGCTCTCGTGCGTGGTTCACGCGCAGGCGATGGCGATGCCCGAGCGGCACGAGCGGGTGCTGATTCTTGGCGCCGGCCCGTTCGGACTGCTGCACATGATGGCGCTGCGGGCTGCCGGGGTGCGCGAGGTCGCGGTCGCGGGACGCGGCGACGCACGCCTCCGGTGGGCGGGTGAAATGGGTGCCGACCGAGTGATCGACGTGCGGCGTCAAGATGCTGCCGCGGCCGCGGCCCAGCTCAACAGCGGGTTTGGTCCGGACCTGGTAATCGAGTGCACCGGCCAGGTCGATGGCTGGAGCGACGCGCTGGCGCGGACCCGGCGCGGCGGCCGGGTGGTGCTTTTCGGGGGATGCCCGCCGGGAACCTCGCTGACGGTTGACACGCGGCGCATGCACTACGATGGCCTGACCATGATTGCGCCCTTTCACTATCGGCTGCGCGACGTGCGGCGAAGCTTTGAACTTTTAAGCGAGCGCAGGCTCGGCGCTGAACG